A region of Moorena producens PAL-8-15-08-1 DNA encodes the following proteins:
- the tuf gene encoding elongation factor Tu translates to MAREKFERNKPHVNIGTIGHVDHGKTTLTAAITMTLAAQGKAKARNYEEIDAAPEEKARGITINTAHVEYETENRHYAHVDCPGHADYVKNMITGAAQMDGAILVVSAADGAMPQTKEHILLARQVGVPNIVVFLNKKDQVDDEELLELVELEIRELLSEYDFDGDNIPIVAGSALMAVNALTENPSIGKGDNEWTDVVLALMENVDSYIPTPERDVDKPFLMAVEDVFSITGRGTVATGRIERGKVKVGETVEIIGLKETRNTTVTGVEMFQKTLDEGMAGDNVGLLLRGVQKENIERGMVLAKPGSITPHTKFESEVYVLKKEEGGRHTPFFSGYRPQFYVRTTDVTGTIDAFTADDGSTAEMVMPGDRIKMTVSLINAIAIEQGMRFAIREGGRTIGSGVVSKILE, encoded by the coding sequence ATGGCACGCGAAAAGTTTGAAAGGAATAAACCCCACGTCAACATTGGCACGATTGGTCACGTAGACCACGGCAAGACTACCCTAACTGCTGCTATTACTATGACATTGGCGGCTCAAGGGAAGGCAAAAGCGAGGAACTACGAGGAAATTGATGCAGCTCCTGAGGAAAAAGCACGGGGGATTACCATCAATACTGCTCATGTGGAGTACGAAACCGAAAATCGCCATTATGCCCACGTGGATTGCCCAGGCCACGCTGACTATGTGAAAAACATGATCACGGGTGCGGCGCAAATGGATGGGGCAATTCTGGTGGTTTCTGCCGCTGACGGTGCCATGCCACAAACTAAAGAACATATCCTCCTAGCTCGGCAGGTGGGAGTTCCTAACATCGTGGTTTTCTTAAATAAGAAAGACCAAGTAGATGATGAAGAACTCCTAGAGCTAGTAGAACTGGAAATTCGGGAACTGTTGAGCGAATACGACTTTGACGGGGACAATATCCCGATTGTGGCTGGGTCAGCTTTAATGGCTGTAAACGCCCTGACCGAGAATCCAAGCATTGGCAAAGGTGACAATGAGTGGACTGATGTGGTGCTAGCACTGATGGAGAATGTAGACTCATATATTCCCACACCAGAGCGGGATGTGGATAAGCCATTCCTGATGGCAGTGGAAGATGTCTTCTCCATCACTGGTCGGGGAACTGTTGCCACCGGTCGAATCGAGCGGGGTAAGGTTAAAGTTGGTGAAACGGTAGAAATCATCGGGCTTAAAGAGACCCGTAACACCACCGTAACTGGTGTGGAAATGTTCCAGAAGACCCTAGACGAAGGGATGGCTGGAGACAATGTTGGGCTACTGCTACGGGGTGTCCAAAAAGAGAACATTGAGCGGGGTATGGTACTTGCCAAGCCCGGTTCAATCACCCCTCACACCAAGTTTGAATCTGAGGTATATGTCCTGAAGAAAGAAGAAGGTGGACGTCATACTCCTTTCTTCTCTGGCTATCGCCCTCAGTTCTATGTACGAACCACTGATGTGACTGGCACTATTGATGCCTTTACTGCTGACGATGGCTCTACAGCTGAGATGGTGATGCCAGGCGATCGCATCAAAATGACGGTGAGCCTGATCAACGCGATTGCGATTGAACAAGGTATGCGCTTTGCTATCCGTGAAGGTGGTCGCACCATCGGCTCAGGTGTGGTCAGCAAGATTCTCGAATAG
- the fusA gene encoding elongation factor G — MARTILLEKTRNIGIAAHIDAGKTTTTERILFYSGIVHKIGEVHEGTAVTDWMDQERERGITITAAAISTNWREHRINIIDTPGHVDFTIEVERSMRVLDGVIAVFCSVGGVQPQSETVWRQADRYQVPRIAFVNKMDRTGANFFKVYEQVRDRLRSNAVPIQIPIGSESEFRGIVDLVRMRAKIYTNDLGTDIEDTEIPEEVKEQAEEYRAKLVESVAETDEALIEKYLEGEEITAEEIREALRKGTIEGRIVPMLCGSAFKNKGVQLLLDAVIDYLPAPIDVPPIQGTMPKGETVERVADDEAPMSALAFKIMADPYGRLTFLRVYSGVLKKGSYILNSTKGKKERISRLIVLKADDRIEVEELRAGDLGAAVGLKHTITGDTICDEESPIILESLFIPEPVISVAVEPKTKQDMEKLSKALQALSEEDPTFRVSIDPETNQTVIAGMGELHLEILVDRMLREFKVEANVGAPQVAYRETIRKSVQAEGKFIRQSGGKGQYGHVIVELEPGDTGSGFEFVSKIVGGSVPREYISPAEQGMKEACESGILAGYPVIDVKVTLIDGSYHDVDSSEMAFKIAGSMAMRNAVMKAAPVLLEPMMKVEVEVPEDFLGDVMGDLNSRRGQIEGMGSEDGIAKVTAKVPLAEMFGYATDIRSKTQGRGIFSMEFKTYDEVPRNVAEAIIAKNQGNA; from the coding sequence AACAACTGAACGAATCCTGTTTTATTCCGGAATTGTTCACAAAATTGGTGAAGTCCATGAAGGTACAGCTGTAACTGATTGGATGGACCAAGAGCGGGAGCGGGGAATCACGATCACTGCTGCTGCGATTAGCACCAACTGGCGAGAGCATCGGATTAATATTATCGATACTCCTGGTCACGTTGACTTCACCATTGAAGTTGAGCGCTCCATGCGGGTATTGGATGGTGTGATTGCTGTGTTTTGCTCTGTAGGTGGTGTCCAGCCTCAGTCTGAAACCGTCTGGCGGCAAGCAGACCGCTATCAGGTACCTCGAATTGCGTTTGTTAATAAAATGGACCGCACAGGAGCAAACTTCTTCAAGGTCTATGAGCAAGTTCGTGACCGATTGCGCTCCAATGCTGTTCCCATCCAAATCCCTATTGGTAGTGAAAGCGAATTTAGAGGCATTGTTGACTTGGTGAGGATGCGAGCCAAGATATACACCAATGACTTGGGAACTGACATCGAAGATACAGAAATTCCTGAAGAGGTCAAAGAGCAAGCCGAAGAATACCGTGCCAAACTAGTGGAATCGGTGGCAGAAACTGACGAGGCGTTAATTGAGAAGTACCTTGAAGGAGAGGAAATCACGGCAGAGGAAATTCGTGAAGCCCTGCGCAAAGGAACCATTGAGGGCAGAATCGTTCCTATGTTGTGTGGCTCTGCATTCAAGAACAAAGGGGTTCAGCTGCTGTTGGATGCGGTGATTGATTACCTACCAGCTCCGATTGATGTTCCGCCCATTCAAGGTACTATGCCTAAGGGTGAAACCGTCGAGCGGGTGGCTGATGACGAGGCTCCTATGTCAGCTCTGGCATTCAAGATTATGGCAGACCCCTATGGTCGCCTAACTTTCCTGCGGGTATACTCTGGGGTACTCAAGAAGGGGAGCTATATCCTCAATTCCACTAAGGGTAAGAAGGAACGAATATCTCGCTTGATTGTCTTGAAGGCTGATGACCGCATTGAAGTAGAGGAGTTGCGGGCTGGAGACTTGGGGGCTGCCGTTGGCTTAAAACATACTATCACTGGGGATACTATTTGTGACGAAGAGTCTCCCATTATTTTGGAATCCCTCTTTATTCCAGAACCAGTGATATCGGTGGCAGTAGAGCCAAAAACCAAGCAGGATATGGAGAAGCTATCCAAAGCCCTCCAAGCCCTATCTGAAGAAGACCCTACCTTCCGTGTCAGCATTGACCCAGAAACCAACCAAACCGTGATTGCGGGCATGGGTGAGCTGCACTTGGAAATCCTGGTAGACCGGATGCTGCGAGAGTTTAAGGTAGAAGCGAATGTGGGCGCTCCCCAGGTAGCCTATCGAGAGACGATTCGTAAATCAGTCCAGGCGGAAGGTAAATTTATCCGTCAAAGTGGCGGTAAAGGTCAGTACGGTCACGTTATTGTTGAATTGGAACCAGGAGATACTGGTAGTGGTTTTGAATTCGTCTCCAAGATCGTAGGTGGTTCTGTACCGAGAGAGTACATCTCTCCTGCTGAACAGGGGATGAAGGAAGCCTGTGAATCGGGAATTCTAGCAGGGTATCCAGTGATCGACGTGAAAGTTACCCTAATAGATGGGTCTTATCACGACGTAGACTCTTCAGAAATGGCATTTAAGATTGCTGGTTCTATGGCCATGCGGAATGCTGTGATGAAGGCTGCCCCAGTACTCCTAGAGCCTATGATGAAAGTTGAGGTGGAAGTGCCGGAAGACTTCCTTGGGGATGTCATGGGTGACCTCAACTCCCGCCGTGGCCAGATTGAAGGTATGGGTTCTGAAGACGGCATTGCCAAAGTCACTGCTAAAGTTCCATTAGCAGAGATGTTTGGTTATGCTACGGATATCCGGTCTAAGACCCAAGGTCGGGGTATTTTCTCTATGGAGTTTAAAACCTATGATGAAGTACCTCGCAATGTGGCAGAAGCCATCATTGCTAAGAATCAAGGGAACGCATAA
- a CDS encoding 3'-5' exonuclease, giving the protein MFSNELNGEQNAIASHVEGAILVLAPVGTGKTRVLAERVLCAINQGISPQRILCLTFTNRAAKEMSGRLSQYCPEQLQHLTIKTFHGLCASILRMEARQIGLPTDFVIYDDNDCIELVKEVFHVLTDRDAQELFSSLVKCKIQAENCELSLDNLVENLYAPLGNNYAQRAAHYQTILQKRHALDFADLIFYVRLMVHHEPEISQRWADKFDFVQVDEVQDTHLSEYGIVKHLAANSGNLGMIGDLDQTIYEWRGSEPEKVVKQFYHDFNPTTYSLTRNYRATKVLLNAASGFADSFENRQTNITPAPECKDGELIQVHLANNEWTEAEWIGEQIQQLASKQKDFFYSRVAVLARNHKRTEIISQILERMGIPCITVERFQFFMRQEVKDALAYLRLIINPFDAGAMRRMLLRPSRGIGDGTIKAVIEQGKNCGFSLTDMVSSRTFTDGDPFSELLSAYSSGVVTVFDVETTGFSVSQDEVVEIAAIRLVDGKPQARFHAYITNTVSVGDSERIHGHSDRFLAENGRNAKDVFGEFFKFIRDSLLVGHNVGFDIKMVAAQAQKAGVSYPKKLQWEDTLELANRFIESERYSLEVLAEYLNLTHLPSHKAMDDVETTIDLLALLIPLVERRADYRQALVYRYGEVFEGLAEQVEHWRDVSQSLRPSDLLDKLLVESGLYNYYKSEKKRLQNIHNLLRFFQAQDDLNLHPDTALRSILEFTALAKNLYRVSQDNNQVPILTVHQSKGLEFDSIFIAGAVQDEFPNYFSVRDNNIEEERRLFYVAMTRGKQRLFISAYSQDASGFSKKISNFINQIPKECIQ; this is encoded by the coding sequence ATGTTCAGCAACGAGCTTAACGGAGAACAAAATGCGATCGCTAGCCACGTAGAAGGCGCAATTTTGGTACTTGCTCCGGTTGGTACAGGCAAAACTCGTGTTTTAGCCGAGCGGGTTTTATGTGCAATTAATCAGGGTATCTCTCCTCAACGAATTCTATGCCTGACCTTTACCAATCGAGCTGCCAAAGAAATGAGCGGGCGGTTATCTCAGTATTGTCCAGAACAACTACAACACCTAACAATTAAGACTTTTCATGGTTTGTGTGCCTCCATACTACGGATGGAAGCTCGTCAGATTGGACTGCCAACAGATTTCGTGATTTATGACGATAATGATTGTATCGAATTGGTTAAAGAAGTTTTCCATGTATTGACAGATAGAGATGCCCAGGAGTTGTTTTCTAGCTTAGTTAAGTGCAAAATTCAAGCTGAAAACTGTGAATTATCTCTAGATAATCTGGTTGAAAATCTATATGCCCCATTAGGTAATAACTACGCTCAACGTGCTGCTCACTATCAAACTATCCTTCAAAAGCGTCATGCCTTAGACTTTGCGGATCTGATATTTTATGTTCGTCTCATGGTACACCATGAACCAGAGATTAGCCAACGTTGGGCAGATAAGTTTGATTTTGTTCAAGTTGACGAAGTTCAAGACACCCATCTGTCAGAGTATGGTATTGTCAAGCACTTGGCTGCCAACAGTGGTAATTTAGGGATGATTGGAGATTTAGATCAGACTATTTATGAATGGCGAGGCTCTGAACCAGAGAAGGTAGTTAAACAATTTTATCATGATTTCAATCCTACAACTTATTCTTTAACCAGGAACTATCGAGCAACAAAAGTCCTGCTTAATGCTGCTTCTGGATTTGCCGATTCCTTTGAAAATCGACAAACAAACATTACACCAGCGCCTGAGTGTAAAGATGGTGAGTTGATTCAAGTCCATTTAGCAAATAATGAGTGGACAGAGGCAGAGTGGATTGGTGAACAAATCCAGCAACTAGCAAGTAAGCAAAAGGATTTTTTTTATAGTCGAGTAGCAGTTCTTGCTCGTAACCATAAACGCACAGAGATTATCAGTCAGATATTGGAACGCATGGGTATTCCTTGTATTACAGTTGAGCGATTCCAATTTTTCATGCGACAAGAAGTCAAAGATGCTCTTGCTTACCTACGTCTGATTATAAATCCTTTTGATGCAGGGGCAATGCGTCGGATGTTGCTACGTCCAAGTCGTGGAATTGGTGATGGGACGATTAAAGCTGTAATTGAACAAGGCAAAAATTGTGGCTTTAGTTTAACTGACATGGTATCAAGCCGCACATTTACAGATGGAGATCCTTTTAGTGAACTTTTAAGCGCTTATTCATCTGGAGTCGTAACAGTTTTTGACGTGGAAACAACAGGGTTTTCAGTGAGTCAAGATGAAGTGGTTGAAATTGCAGCAATTCGTCTAGTTGATGGGAAACCACAGGCTAGATTTCACGCTTACATTACTAATACCGTCAGCGTTGGTGACTCGGAAAGAATACACGGACATAGCGATCGCTTCTTGGCAGAAAATGGTAGAAATGCTAAGGATGTATTTGGTGAATTCTTCAAGTTTATCCGGGATTCTCTGCTAGTTGGACACAATGTGGGCTTTGATATTAAGATGGTGGCAGCTCAAGCTCAAAAAGCTGGTGTTAGTTATCCAAAAAAGCTGCAATGGGAGGACACCCTAGAACTAGCGAATCGTTTCATTGAATCTGAACGCTACAGTTTGGAAGTTTTGGCAGAGTATCTCAATCTTACCCACCTACCTAGCCATAAGGCAATGGATGATGTGGAAACCACCATTGATTTGTTGGCGCTACTCATACCTTTGGTGGAACGAAGAGCAGATTATCGTCAAGCTTTAGTGTACCGTTATGGTGAGGTATTTGAAGGACTTGCTGAACAGGTAGAGCACTGGCGCGATGTTAGCCAATCATTAAGACCTTCAGATTTGCTGGATAAATTATTGGTAGAATCTGGACTATACAATTATTATAAATCTGAAAAGAAACGCCTGCAAAATATCCACAATCTTTTACGGTTTTTCCAAGCACAGGACGATCTAAATTTGCACCCTGACACAGCTTTACGTAGCATTCTTGAATTTACCGCTCTTGCTAAAAACTTATATCGAGTTTCTCAAGACAATAATCAAGTTCCAATTCTCACAGTTCATCAATCCAAAGGTTTAGAGTTTGACAGTATTTTCATTGCCGGTGCTGTTCAAGATGAATTCCCTAATTATTTTAGTGTTCGTGATAATAATATTGAAGAAGAAAGGCGGTTGTTTTATGTGGCTATGACTAGGGGAAAACAGAGGTTATTTATATCAGCCTATTCCCAAGATGCCAGCGGTTTTTCCAAAAAAATTAGTAACTTTATTAATCAAATCCCAAAGGAGTGCATTCAGTGA
- the rpsJ gene encoding 30S ribosomal protein S10 has protein sequence MQQQKIRIRLKAFDRRLLDTSCEKIVDTANRTNATAIGPIPLPTRRRIYCVLRSPHVDKDSREHFETRTHQRIIDIYQPSSKTIDALMKLDLPAGVDIEVKL, from the coding sequence ATTCAACAGCAGAAAATTCGGATTCGACTAAAAGCCTTTGATCGACGCTTGCTGGACACTTCCTGTGAGAAGATTGTAGATACAGCAAACCGCACAAATGCTACAGCTATTGGCCCAATTCCCTTACCCACTCGACGTCGTATTTACTGTGTTTTGCGATCGCCCCACGTTGATAAAGATTCTCGGGAACACTTTGAAACACGCACCCACCAACGGATTATTGATATTTATCAGCCTTCTTCAAAGACTATTGATGCTCTGATGAAATTGGATTTGCCTGCCGGAGTTGATATTGAAGTTAAACTTTAA